The sequence TGGTAACTAAAAAAACGGAGGTAGTATGATGAAGAATGATTTGATTTTAATACTTGATTTTGGAGGTCAATACAGTCAATTAATAGCTAGAAGAGTAAGAGAAGCAAATGTATATTGTGAAATAATACCTCATGATTATGATGTTGAAAAAATAAAAGCTAAATCTCCAAAGGGAATTATTTTTTCAGGAGGGCCTGCTAGTGTTTATGCAGAGAATTCTCCAAAATGTAAGCAGGGAGTCTTTGATTTAGGTTTACCAATCTTAGGAATTTGTTATGGTGGACAGTTGATTGCACAAGCTTTTGGTGGAGAAGTAAGTAAAGCCGATTCTAGAGAATATGGAAAGACTAAATTAGAAATTATCTATAATAGTGATTTATTTAAAGGCTTTGAAGAGTATATAACATGTTGGATGAGTCATACTGATTTTATTGAAAAACTTCCTGAAGGTTTTAAGGTTATAGCAAGTACAGATTCTTGTCCTGTTGCAGCAATGAAAAATGAAGATAAAAATATTTTTGCAGTCCAATTTCATCCAGAAGTAGAACATACTCAAAGAGGCAGAGATATAATTAAAAATTTCATTTATAACATTTGTGAATGTAAACCTAATTGGACTATGGAGGATTTTATCAGCCAATCTATCAGAGAAATAAAGGAGAAGATAGGTGACAAAAAAGCTATATGTGCATTGTCAGGAGGAGTAGATTCTTCTGTTGCAGCAGTATTAGTCCATAAAGCGATTGGGCATAATCTTACTTGTATTTTTGTTGATCATGGTTTACTTAGAAAAGATGAAGGGGATCAGGTAGAGAAAATATTTAGAGATAAATTTGATATGAATTTAATAAGGGTTAATGCAAAGGATAGATTTTTAAATAAGCTTAAAGGCGTAACTGACCCAGAGAAAAAGAGAAAGATAATAGGTGAGGAATTTATTAGAGTTTTTGAAGAAGAGAAAAGTAAGCTTGGTAAAGTTGATTATCTTGTTCAAGGTACAATATATCCAGATGTTATAG comes from Caloranaerobacter sp. TR13 and encodes:
- the guaA gene encoding glutamine-hydrolyzing GMP synthase; this encodes MKNDLILILDFGGQYSQLIARRVREANVYCEIIPHDYDVEKIKAKSPKGIIFSGGPASVYAENSPKCKQGVFDLGLPILGICYGGQLIAQAFGGEVSKADSREYGKTKLEIIYNSDLFKGFEEYITCWMSHTDFIEKLPEGFKVIASTDSCPVAAMKNEDKNIFAVQFHPEVEHTQRGRDIIKNFIYNICECKPNWTMEDFISQSIREIKEKIGDKKAICALSGGVDSSVAAVLVHKAIGHNLTCIFVDHGLLRKDEGDQVEKIFRDKFDMNLIRVNAKDRFLNKLKGVTDPEKKRKIIGEEFIRVFEEEKSKLGKVDYLVQGTIYPDVIESGTDKASVIKSHHNVGGLPEDVDFEIIEPLRLLFKDEVREVGRKLYIPDEIVNRQPFPGPGLAIRVLGEITEEKLEIVREADWIFRQEIKKNGLDKKIWQYFAVLPDVRSVGVMGDERTYSHLIVLRAVTSTDGMTADWAKIPFDVLEEISNKIVNNVENVNRVVYDITSKPPGTIEWE